A single genomic interval of Danio aesculapii chromosome 5, fDanAes4.1, whole genome shotgun sequence harbors:
- the spag7 gene encoding sperm-associated antigen 7 homolog, whose protein sequence is MADLLGSILSSMEKPPTVHDQESRRKAREQAARLKKLEEDERRKKAEFRKKMEKEVSDFIKDSTLQKKKYNPMGKIERSILHDVAEVAGLTSFSFGEDEESRYVMLFKKEFAPSDEELEAYRKGEEWDPQKAEERRRLKEKAAREEEAASHTQKRPASPNSNYRDKYSHLIGTSAAKDAAHTLQANRAYGCVPVANKRDTRSIEEAMNEIRAKKRQKKGDEEAAGSGSSV, encoded by the exons ATGGCGGACCTTCTGGGCTCGATCTTGAGCTCCATGGAAAAACCTCCAACCGTTCACGATCAAGAAAGCCGACGGAAAGCCAGAG AACAAGCTGCCAGACTGAAGAAGCTTGAGGAAGATGAGAGGAGGAAAAAAGCAGAGTTCAGGAAGAAG ATGGAGAAGGAAGTGTCAGACTTCATTAAGGACAGCACACTGCAGAAGAAGAAATATAACCCAATGGGGAAGATCGAGAGAAGCATTTT GCATGATGTAGCTGAGGTAGCTGGACTGACATCATTTTCTTTTGGCGAGGATGAAGAAAGTAGATATGTGATGCTGTTTAAAAAG GAGTTTGCACCATCAGATGAAGAACTGGAAGCTTATCGTAAAGGAGAAGAGTGGGACCCGCAGAAAGCTGAGGAGAGACGCAGGCTAAAG GAAAAGGCAGCACGGGAGGAGGAAGCGGCCAGTCACACTCAGAAGAGGCCTGCGTCGCCCAATTCAAACTACAGAGACAAATACAGCCATCTGATTGGAACATCTGCTGCTAAAGACGCCGCCCACACACTTCAAGCCAACCGGGCATATGGCTGCG TTCCTGTGGCTAATAAAAGAGACACTCGCTCCATTGAGGAAGCCATGAACGAGATCAGAGCCAAAAAGAGGCAGAAGAAGGGCGACGAAGAAGCTGCTGGCAGCGGCAGCAGTGTGTGA